The Sander lucioperca isolate FBNREF2018 chromosome 15, SLUC_FBN_1.2, whole genome shotgun sequence genome window below encodes:
- the fam83b gene encoding protein FAM83B — MESPEFSLLSSLRGELKSEIHPDYIQPHYRESYRLAIDRLASSGRDSYQEFLKEERIGSFLSEKEILFITENVEQLPLQNHTEEINGPPDNQSSSGTYWPVHSDVDTPNLELGWPEVMHEILQTNIDLLFHPPRHNNPTIKEVIRKQIQDARQVIAIVMDTFTDVDIFKEAVDASIRGVPVYVLLDDFYLKSFLTMAENQDVKIQQLRNMRVRTVKGQDYLCRSGAKFHGTMKQKFLLVDCQTAIYGSYSYAWSFEKINLSMVQVITGHLVKSYDEEFRTLYARSTVPAELCPPEGLFQHNEPHGKTILPKYHSAQKIERRDQLRHTLDTVYRKTCERKLGVRDLEERLFEEEPNTFVPLIENGIGVQNKMPQYQSTEMINFLKRHSYAGEREDGYMPQNIRPRASNWNISRETGNGTNNYPTDNYLQVPQIHRGQNMRQSYNGKDKQILSMQQNMPTLENTSKSFMRTWRIESYLKNPDVPFGDSCDYLDQFEPQDKANSIMHGRMRSSLVFRSPIPEHMDPNRHINNSSTGVNSSAAPNTPFHYSSRHWNPTAGAENRIGNEDFMLKRQTSQFLDDNWNNSSYGPGRNSNHSVYASLGRAKGGDIITNPDMLTDSWHKRHSVADPRSNTEYTHESSDHMHGAFPRIQGTRSTAGINALNGGYRSNLNEDQRSVSHYDVKSSTGTRSPGRPNPTWQEPPSRTVSAAGLDVDSKNLTAKSNSMGSQHFLKQSSKKIKSLLNIPEKKEESIGTMETPSLKSDCSTDTITAEDEKRISYGGKLHQSTTSSVRSSSEYQRKQIEDDHLKSSKPRFRTEEPQAPPQVPIPKPSTQKKPSFFEKSTRPGLDSGSWSKDRGTETRLYSRFEPFCSFEKKRSMHSAQGFGNAHSQEKTKGLPKGEAAIEHNLTRSARSHHDNRLEKFIQRMGNLIHKNK; from the exons ATGGAGTCTCCAGAGTTTTCCCTGCTGTCCTCCCTGAGGGGAGAATTGAAATCAGAGATCCATCCAGATTACATCCAACCCCACTATAGGGAATCATATCGCCTGGCGATTGATCGCCTGGCGAGCAGCGGCAGAGACAGTTACCAGGAGTTCCTCAAGGAAGAACGTATCGGAAGCTTCCTCTCAGAGAAAGAGATCCTCTTTATCACTGAAAATGTAGAACAGCTCCCACTTCAAAACCATACAGAGGAAATCAATGGTCCACCGGACAACCAATCATCCTCAGGGACGTACTGGCCCGTGCACTCGGATGTGGACACACCAAATTTGGAATTGGGGTGGCCAGAGGTCATGCATGAAATACTGCAGACAAATATAGATCTGCTTTTTCATCCACCCAGACATAACAACCCCACAATCAAAGAGGTGATCCGGAAGCAAATTCAGGATGCAAGACAG GTCATTGCCATCGTGATGGATACGTTCACTGATGTAGATATATTCAAAGAAGCTGTCGACGCCTCTATAAGAGGAGTCCCGGTCTACGTGCTTTTGGATGATTTCTATTTGAAAAGTTTCCTCACAATGGCCGAAAATCAAGATGTCAAAATTCAACAACTCAGA AACATGAGGGTGCGCACTGTGAAGGGTCAGGATTACCTCTGTCGATCAGGAGCTAAATTTCATGGGACAATGAAGCAGAAGTTTCTTTTAGTCGACTGCCAGACAGCGATTTATGGCTCATACAG CTATGCATGGTCATTTGAGAAGATCAATCTGAGCATGGTGCAGGTCATCACAGGCCACCTGGTGAAGTCCTACGATGAGGAGTTTCGAACACTCTACGCCCGGTCGACTGTGCCAGCTGAACTCTGCCCCCCAGAGGGTTTGTTCCAACACAACGAGCCACATGGAAAAACGATTTTGCCAAAATATCATTCAGCCCAAAAAATTGAGCGCAGGGACCAGTTGAGGCATACGCTGGACACAGTCTATCGGAAGACCTGTGAGAGGAAACTAGGCGTGAGAGACCTTGAGGAGAGACTCTTTGAAGAGGAACCTAACACGTTTGTGCCCTTGATTGAGAATGGGATCGGCGTTCAGAACAAGATGCCCCAATATCAGTCTACAGAGATGATAAACTTCTTGAAAAGGCACAGCTATGCTGGGGAGAGAGAAGATGGATATATGCCGCAGAACATCAGGCCCAGAGCGAGCAACTGGAATATCTCTCGAGAAACAGGAAACGGAACAAACAATTACCCCACGGATAATTACTTACAAGTGCCACAGATACACAGAGGTCAAAACATGCGTCAATCTTACAATGGCAAGGATAAACAGATTCTGTCCATGCAGCAAAACATGCCAACACTAGAGAATACGTCCAAGTCGTTCATGCGCACATGGAGGATTGAGTCTTACCTCAAAAACCCTGACGTCCCATTCGGAGACTCTTGTGACTATTTAGACCAGTTTGAACCACAGGACAAAGCTAACTCAATCATGCACGGAAGGATGAGGTCTTCCCTTGTTTTCAGGTCCCCCATACCAGAGCATATGGACCCAAACAGACACATTAACAACTCCTCAACTGGTGTTAACTCCTCAGCAGCACCAAACACTCCTTTTCACTACTCATCCAGGCATTGGAATCCAACAGCAGGAGCTGAAAATAGAATAGGTAATGAAGATTTCATGTTAAAGAGACAAACTTCGCAGTTTTTGGATGACAATTGGAATAATTCAAGCTACGGCCCAGGTAGAAACTCCAACCATTCTGTATATGCTAGCTTAGGCAGAGCTAAAGGTGGAGACATAATCACAAACCCAGACATGCTAACAGACAGTTGGCACAAAAGGCATAGCGTTGCAGATCCAAGATCAAACACTGAGTACACGCATGAATCATCAGATCACATGCATGGAGCTTTCCCAAGGATTCAAGGGACTAGAAGCACAGCAGGGATCAATGCACTCAATGGAGGATACAGGTCAAATCTGAACGAGGATCAGAGATCTGTTTCTCATTACGATGTCAAGAGTAGCACAGGCACAAGGAGCCCTGGTAGACCTAATCCCACTTGGCAGGAGCCCCCATCCAGGACTGTGTCCGCAGCAGGCCTGGATGTAGATAGCAAGAATTTAACAGCTAAATCCAACAGCATGGGCTCCCAGCATTTCCTAAAGCAGAGTTCCAAGAAAATAAAATCCTTACTGAACATAccagagaaaaaagaggaaTCAATAGGAACCATGGAAACACCGAgtctgaagtcagactgcagcaCAGACACCATAACAGCTGAGGATGAGAAGAGGATATCCTATGGAGGAAAACTTCACCAAAGCACAACCAGCTCTGTTAGGTCCTCCTCAGAGTACCAGAGGAAGCAAATAGAGGACGACCATCTAAAATCTTCAAAACCTCGATTCAGAACTGAGGAGCCCCAAGCTCCACCCCAAGTCCCTATCCCTAAACCAAGCACACAGAAGAAACCCAGCTTTTTCGAAAAAAGCACAAGGCCCGGCCTTGACTCAGGGAGCTGGAGCAAAGATCGAGGCACAGAGACTCGCCTTTACAGCAGATTTGAGCCTTTCTGCTCATTTGAGAAGAAACGCTCTATGCACTCTGCACAGGGCTTTGGAAACGCACACTCTCAGGAGAAAACCAAAGGCCTTCCTAAAGGTGAGGCAGCTATTGAACACAACCTCACCCGGTCTGCAAGAAGCCACCATGACAATAGGCTGGAGAAATTCATTCAAAGAATGGGAAATCTGATCCACAAGAACAAGTAG